One segment of Pristis pectinata isolate sPriPec2 chromosome 3, sPriPec2.1.pri, whole genome shotgun sequence DNA contains the following:
- the selenop2 gene encoding selenoprotein Pb, whose product MGLERPLFAILLGLTISLAAAQNDTRICQVAPHWEIGNRSPMEELSGQLVVVALLKASUSFCLHQAAILGRLRDKLALQGLKNIHYIIVNDKAYESRILFWKLRGNTPKDIPVYQQSRFQPDVWQILGGVKDDVFIYDRCGKLTFHITAPHSYQFYPYVEAAIRATYNTDICGNCRANNITLETNSSPSTEQS is encoded by the exons ATGGGGCTGGAGAGACCTTTATTTGCCATTCTTTTGGGGTTAACGATCTCCCTGGCAGCAGCACAGAATGACACCAGAATCTGTCAGGTGGCCCCTCACTGGGAGATTGGCAATCGAAGTCCAATGGAGGAACTGTCTGGGCAACTGGTTGTGGTGGCCCTTCTCAAAGCAAGCTGATCGTTCTGTCTACACCAAGCAGCCAT ATTAGGCCGTTTGCGTGACAAGCTTGCCCTTCAGGGCTTGAAGAACATACATTACATAATTGTGAATGATAAAGCATATGAATCCAGGATCCTGTTTTGGAAACTCAGAGGGAATACTCCCAAGGATATCCCTGTTTACCAGCAATCACGATTTCAACCTGATGTTTGGCAAATCCTGGGGGGTGTCAAAGATGACGTCTTCATCTATGATAG ATGTGGTAAATTGACCTTTCATATCACGGCACCACATAGCTACCAGTTTTACCCCTATGTTGAAGCAGCAATCCGAGCTACATATAACACTGATATCTGTGGGAACTGCAGAGCCAATAACATCACACTGGAG ACAAACTCATCACCGTCTACAGAACAAAGTTAA